In Nematostella vectensis chromosome 2, jaNemVect1.1, whole genome shotgun sequence, one genomic interval encodes:
- the LOC116609985 gene encoding uncharacterized protein LOC116609985, giving the protein MKCTLNFLQMPLSKLPKAFGFDHVTQKGTFPHFFNTSEHQDYVGPMPDLSYYVLQGMKEEDACALRAWHQAEVARGAVFNMQEDLASYCHQNVEVLKRAVLAFDELIMTAAGLHPFQVAITIASLSSRILRTKFLEEKTIGLIPTRGYRGHDVQSLKALQWLKYIEHREGEGVFIQHAGNRGDVRLAGRIKVDGYAESTNTVYQYHGCFYHGCTTCFQPHTVNPLTNTTMQELHEHTRAVELRLKAQGYNYEEVWECQFDAQLNTHPKLRALVGDVEHGKPLEARDAFFGGRTNAIRLHCVEQGEEIHYYDFTSLYPWVNAMCEYPVGHLDAILTENFEEDLHAYKGLMKLRVLPPRDLFFPVLPVRVNDKLMFPLCHRCAQEEEQGSCTHSDEERAFTGTWAHPEI; this is encoded by the coding sequence ATGAAGTGCACCCTGAACTTTCTGCAGATGCCTTTGAGCAAGCTCCCCAAAGCTTTTGGGTTTGATCACGTGACCCAAAAGGGAACGTTTCCTCATTTTTTCAATACCTCCGAGCACCAAGACTACGTGGGTCCAATGCCCGACTTGAGTTATTACGTCCTTCAAGGGATGAAAGAAGAAGATGCCTGCGCCCTACGTGCCTGGCACCAAGCCGAAGTGGCTCGTGGTGCCGTGTTTAACATGCAAGAGGATCTCGCTTCCTACTGTCATCAGAACGTTGAGGTGCTCAAGAGAGCGGTACTCGCTTTCGACGAGCTCATCATGACCGCTGCAGGTCTTCATCCGTTTCAGGTGGCCATCACCATTGCCTCGTTGTCCAGCCGTATACTGCGCACCAAGTTTCTGGAGGAGAAGACTATTGGACTGATACCCACGCGCGGGTACCGTGGCCATGACGTGCAATCTCTGAAAGCGTTGCAGTGGTTGAAGTACATCGAACATCGCGAGGGAGAAGGAGTGTTTATTCAGCATGCCGGGAACCGTGGCGACGTGCGCTTGGCAGGTCGGATCAAGGTTGACGGGTACGCCGAGTCTACCAACACGGTGTATCAGTACCACGGTTGTTTCTACCACGGTTGCACCACGTGTTTCCAGCCTCATACCGTCAACCCTTTGACGAACACCACGATGCAAGAGCTTCACGAGCATACGCGTGCGGTGGAGTTGCGTCTTAAAGCTCAGGGGTACAACTACGAGGAGGTGTGGGAGTGCCAGTTTGACGCGCAACTCAACACACACCCCAAACTGCGAGCTCTCGTGGGGGATGTCGAGCACGGAAAACCTCTTGAAGCTCGTGATGCTTTTTTCGGAGGAAGGACCAACGCGATTCGACTGCATTGCGTGGAGCAGGGTGAAGAGATTCACTATTATGACTTTACGTCGTTGTACCCGTGGGTCAATGCCATGTGCGAGTACCCCGTGGGGCACCTCGACGCGATCCTTACCGAGAATTTCGAGGAAGATCTTCACGCGTACAAGGGATTGATGAAGCTACGTGTTTTACCGCCTCGCGACCTTTTCTTCCCCGTCCTCCCTGTCCGTGTCAACGACAAGTTGATGTTCCCTCTGTGTCACCGGTGTGCCCAAGAGGAGGAGCAAGGCTCGTGCACGCATTCGGACGAGGAGCGGGCGTTCACAGGAACGTGGGCCCACCCCGAGATTTAA